TAAAATCAAAATTTAATTTTCCATTTACCTCATCATCGGCTAATGCCAAAGACAGTGGTTCAAGAATCACAAAAAGAATAATTCCAATTCCTATTGTATATTTTAACGTTTCAACAAACAGTTTTTTATCTTCTTCAATTGAACTCTCACCCTGCCTTCTTGTAACATAAAATGTATCGAAACCTTGTTTGTGAATAATTTTATGACATCTATTAATCAACTCTCTATGATGTTTAAAATAATCACAAAGTATTGTTTTTATTTCTTGATATCCCCAAACCATATCTTCTAATTTCTTTCTGATTTTTGAGTCCATCGGAAATCTTTCTTTTGTTGTCCATTTCTTCAACTCATCCTTATCTTCTGAAAGATACAACATGGCATTAAATACTTCACTTGCCTGACGTACAGAATAAAATGCACAATCAAAATAACCTTCTTCATATAGAAAAATAGAATTAATCAGAAGTTGTGTAGCTTCAGCTAAAAAACAATTACAATACATAATATCAGAACGTCCGGTAATCAACATCATACTATGTAAATATAGCAATAACTCTTTCCCTTCTGGTAATTCACATTTTCTTTTATATTGGTTTCGCATTTCATCTATTATTATTTTTTCTAAATCCATAATCCACTCTACATTACTTCAAAATACTTCAACGCGTCCTTTATTGCCTCCACTTTCTCTGCTGTCGGATGCTTCCTCGGCTGTTTCAATTCTTCTACCGCATTAGGGGCATCATACATTGGCAAGCCCAAACTTCTCTTTACCTCCGCTATATAAGCAGTATGTACCTTGAAGCCATATTTAGCTTCTATGTATTCCTTTATCATTTTGTAGGTAACTCGCTCTTTCGGCTTGTACGCCTCGGCTCTTTTAGCGATATTATCAAGCGGCACTTTGCCCTCTCCCTCGCCAAACTCCACTTTTACGCTGATTGTGCTGTCAGGTTTTTTGTGGGAAAGCAGTACTACCGTCTCCACATGCACGGTATGCGGGAACATATCCACCGCCCTTACCCTCCGGACTTCATATCCATTTTCCCGCAGATACTTCACATCCCTTGCCAGCGTGGCCGGGTCGCAGCTCACATACACCACCTTTTCAGGCTCCATCTTCACAATGGTCTCCAGCAGGGTCTCATCACAGCCTTTCCGCGGCGGATCCACCACGATCACATCCGCCCGGGCCCGCTTCCCGTGTTTCTTCTCATAATCGGCATAATACTCCGGTAGCACTTCCTCCGCCTTGCCCACATAGAACCTGGCATTGGTGATCCCGTTGATCCTGGCGTTGTTCCTTGCGTCCTCCACTGCCTGCGGCACGATCTCCACCCCGTACACCTGCCCCGCCTTCCTGGCAAGGAAGAGGGAAATGGTTCCGATCCCACAGTACAGATCCCAGACCACCGTGTCTTCTCCTTTTTTCAGCCCTGCGTACTCCAGCGCTGTTCCATAGAGTTTCTCCGTCTGCACCGGATTCACCTGGTAGAAGGAAAGGGGAGAGATCTGATATTTCACGTCTCCGATCTCATCGGTGATATAGCCTTTCCCCCACAGCACCCGCAGCTTTTTCCCCATGATCACATTGGTCTTCTCCTGATTAACGTTCAAGGTGATACTGGTCATCTTTGGGATAGCCGCCAGCCGCGTGGCAAGCGCTTCCTCCTCTGGAAGCGACGTCCCGTTGACCACCAGGCAGACCATGATCTCTCCCGTCCGGAAGCCGTACCGAATCAGCACATGGCGCACCAGCCCCTGGTGCGCTTTCTCGTCATAGGGAGAGACATGGAACTCCTCCATATATCCCAGCACGCACGCCAGGATCTCCCGGTTCACCGGAACCCCCAGCACACAATCCTCCACCGGGATGATACTGTGGGTTCGCCCCGCGTAGAACCCGGCGGTCAGCTTCCCCTCCCGGTCCCGGCCGATGGGAAACTGAGCCTTGTTGCGGTAGCGGAAGGGCTCCTCCATCCCCAGGATGGGTTCCATTACTTCCTCAAGAAGCTCCTCCGGCACCTCTCCCAGCCGCGTCAGAGCGCCCCGGACCTTCTCCTCCTTGAACCTCAGCTGCCAGTCATATTTCATCTCCTGGATCTGGCAACCCCCGCATTTTCGGGCGTTGGCGCATCCAGGATGCTTTTCGCGCCCTTCGGAGGGTGTAAGAATATCCAGAAGCTTTGCATATCCATAATTTTTCTTCGCCTTCATCACCTTGGCCTGGATCACGTCCCCGATGATCGCATCCTTGACAAAAAGCGTGTATCCATCCACCTTTCCGATACCTTCGCCGCCCACGCCGATGTCCGTGATCTCAAGTTTCACAATATCATTTTTCTGCATAAATATACTCCATTTGTCATTTTGGTACAGGGTAAAATTCAATTTAGGACGTAGCCTTTTTGCATTTTGCTACGTCCTAAATTAAAGTTTTAAATACTGGTTTTCCGCAGGTTTGTTTCAAAAAGCCGGTTATATCCCAGCCAGTCGCTACTGTTTTTTTCTTTGAAGATCTCGATCAGTGTCTGCATCTTGGCGTCCGCGCAATCCGCGAAGTTCAGGGCGAAGGCTTCTGCCAGCGCCGGCTTCTTGGGCGACCCATACTCCAGCTCCCCGTGGTGGGCCAGGATGCAGTGCTTCAGCTCACTGGCCAGCTTGGGCGGGAATTCCGGGATGGTCCGGATGGCGTCGTCGATCATCTCCACGCCCATCACGATGTGCCCCAGAAGCTGCCCGTCGTCGGTGTAATCATTTTCCGGAAACGGCGACAGTTCCTTTATCTTGCCGATATCATGGCACATGGCCGCCGTATACAGAAGATCTTTATTTAAAATGGGATAAGCTCCCGCCATGTATTCGCAGAATTTCACCACGCTCAGCGTGTGTTCCAGAAGTCCGCCGGAGAAACTGTGGTGTACCGTCTTGGCGGCGGAATGGGCCTTAAATTTCTTCACAAAAGCCGGGTCTTCAAAATAATAGCGGATCACGCCCCTGAGATGGGGGTTCTTCACCTGGTTCCCGTAAGCCAGAAGCTCCTGATACATCTGGTCTTCATTCTTATCCGTGGTGGGCATATAATCTGCCGGGACATACTCCCCTTCCTGCGCCCGGCGGATCTGCCGGATATTCAGCTGCAGATTATTATTGTAGCTGGTAACTTCCCCGTAGACTTCGATGAAATCCATCTCATCATAATCAGCGATCCCGCTGGAATTGGGATCCCAGACTTTCCCGTCCAGGGTTCCTGTCTTGTCCTGCAGGATCAGATTGTCATAAGGTTTTCCGTTTCTTGTCTCCGCGGAACGCTTTCCTTTACACAGGTATACGTTGCGGATGGTTTCTCCCTCTACCAGGGTGTTGATATATCTCATGCTGTTGCCTCTTTCTGTCTTTCTTTTTTACTCTTTCGCCCCTACTGTGACGTTAAAATTGATCTCTACATATTCACCGCCGGTTCCCTGTCTCTGGCAGGTCACCCGGAGACTTCCTCCCGCCTGTTTCTTCATCAGGGCGCTGTGGTACGCCTGGAAATCCGCCACCCCGGAACCATCGATCTGAGTGATCACATCTCCGCTCTGGATCCCGGCTTCCATGCCAGGCGAGTCCGCCTCCACTTCGTCCACATACACACCGGCAGGGATCCCCTGTTCTGTAAGCTCCTCGGTCACATCAGACCCCAGGATCCCCAGATAAGGCACTCCCTGGTCATTGGAGAGAAACTCGATCACATCCTTGATGTCCGAGATGCCATATGCCTCTACAAGGCCTGCTTCTCCCCGGCCTTCCGTGGGCTCGCCGATGACGCCGATCACTTCGCCGCTGGTATTCACAAGCACGCCGCTTCTGCCGGCGTCCCCTTCCACATCGGTTGCGATCAGCGGATAATGGCCGTCCGCGTGATCCGCATAGCTCTCACTGGCTTCTACCAGCCCATACAGCGCGATCTGAGCATTTCCATAGGGCTGCCCCAGCAGGATCACTGCTTCCCCGTCCTCCACGGCATAGGAACTTCCAAGGACCGCCACCCGGATCGCCCCCCAGGTTTCCTCCGTGACAGACTGTCTGGACACTGCATAGACGCACAAGCCCAGATTCCGGTCCTGCCTTTTCTTCACTGCCTCGTAGTTTCGGCCGTCGGCGAAGATCACCTGAAGCTTCTCTTCCTCCTGTCCGTCAAGGATCTGACCCAGGATCAGAAGCTCCCGCCCATTGTCTGCCACCACCACGCCGCTGGTCTGCAGCTTCGCCTCACTGGCCTCTTCCCGGCCGGAGACCGCCGCGATGGAGACAACACTTTTGCCCGCCTGCTCGGAAATGGATTTCAGAGAGTTGAGCATCTGCCGGTAGCTGTCTTCTTCCGGATCCTGCCCCCTGGTCTCTTCCTCCGGAAGCGTCTCCTCATCCCGGGGAATCTCCACTTCCTCCTTGGCACCGCCAAACCGGCTCTCGATCCAGGGCCCGAAGGCGCAAAAAGTCACACAGGCAACAAGCCCAAAGACCAGGCCAAGGCCTGCCATCCTCCTGACATCCCGCTTAAACTTGCGGCTGCCGGTCTCGTCCTTGATCACTTCCTGCATAAAAGCGTAATCCTTTTCTTCCTCCGGTTCCTGCCCGCCCGGATCTCTGCGCTCTTCCATGGGCATTCTCTCCTTTACAACCCTTTTTATAGTATACCTGATAGCCTGCAAATGTTCAACCCTGCTTTCCCCGCCTGCTTCCGGCCTCTCCGGGATAATTTCCTTTACAGTGTCCCGGCGTCCGATTATAATGGGAATGTGGAAGGTGGATATAACAATGAACGAAAAAACTTTATATAAATTAGAATACGACAAGATCATCGATCTTCTTACAGAGAAGGCCTCCTCTTTTGGCGGCAGATCCCGCTGCCGGCGGCTTAAGCCTATGACTTCCATCGAGAAGATAGAGGCTGCCCAGCAGGAGACCGAAGCTGCGTTCCAGCGGATCGTGAAGAAGGGCCGGCCCTCCTTTGGCGGCTGCGCCCCGGTAAATGAATCCCTTAAGCGGCTGGAGATCGGCGGGACCCTGGGAAGCGGCGAGCTCCTTCGCATCTGCCGGCTCCTGGAGAACGCCGGGCAGGTGAAGGCTTACGGACGGCGGGAAAATGGAGACGAATCCACCGACTGTCTGGACGGTTACTTTGACCAGCTGACCCCCATCCTCCCTCTGACCTCCGAGATCCGCAGGTGTATCCTGGAGGAGGATGAGATCAGCGACGACGCAAGCCCTGCGCTTCGTCAGATCCGCCGGCAGATCGGCCAGATCAACGACAAAGTGCACGCCACCCTCTCCGGCATGGTAAACGGATCTCTTCGCACTTATCTGCAGGACCCCATCATCACCATGCGGGGAGACCGCTACTGTATCCCGGTGAAATCCGAGCACCGCAGCCAGGTTCCGGGCATGATCCACGATCAGTCCTCCACCGGCTCCACGCTGTTTATCGAGCCCATGGCTGTGGTGAAGCTGAATAACGACTTAAAGGAACTCTACGGAAAGGAGCAGGAAGAGATCCAGGTGATCCTTGCCCGTCTGAGCGCTGACGCGGCAGAGCATACCGATACCATCCATACGGATCACACCCTGCTGACAGAGCTGGATTTCATTTTCGCCAAAGGGGCCCTGGCCCTGGAAATGAACGCCACCGCTCCCATATTCAACACAGAAGGGCGCATCCACATCCGGGAGGGCCGTCATCCTCTCCTGGACAAGAAGAAGGTAGTCCCCATTACCATCTCTCTGGGAGACACCTTCGATCTTCTGATCGTCACCGGCCCCAATACCGGCGGAAAAACGGTGTCCCTTAAGACGGTGGGCCTTTTTACCCTGATGGGTCAGGCCGGGCTTCACATCCCCGCCCTGGACCGCAGCGAGCTGGCGGTGTTCCACAGCGTGTTTGCAGACATCGGAGATGAGCAGAGTATTGAACAGAGCCTGAGTACTTTTTCTTCTCATATGACCAACATCGTCTCCTTCCTCCGGCACGTGGATGAACATTCTCTGGTACTCTTTGACGAGCTGGGCGCCGGGACTGATCCTACGGAGGGGGCGGCTCTGGCCATCGCAATCCTGGACGGCCTTCACCGGCGGGGGATCCGGGCCATGGCCACCACCCACTACAGCGAGCTGAAGGTGTACGCTCTGTCCACTCCGGGAGTGGAGAACGCAAGCTGCGAGTTCGATGTAGAGAGCCTGCGCCCCACTTATCATCTGCTGATCGGCATCCCCGGCAAGAGCAATGCCTTCGCCATCGCCGGGAAGCTGGGGCTTCCCCAGGAAGTCATTGAGGAGGCCAGGAAGCACTTAAGCGAACAGGACGAATCCTTCGAAGACCTTCTCACTGACTTGGAAGTAAGCCGGCGCACTATCGAGAAAGAGCAGGACGAGATCGCCGCCTACCGGCGGGAACTGGAGCGCCTGAAGGAAGAGACCCAGAAAAGACAGGAGAAACTGGAAGAACAGCGGGAGCGGATCCTGCGGGAAGCCAACGAGAAAGCCCACGCCATCCTTCTGGAGGCCAAGGAGACCGCAGACGAGACCATGCGCAACTTCCACAAATTCGGCAAGGAAAATATCTCTGCCGCCGACATGGAACGGGAGCGGGAGAAGCTGCGCAAGAAGATGGAAGCCGCCCGCTCTGGCATGACGGAGCATAAAGAGACCCCACATAAGATCCATAAGCCAGAGGATTTCAAGCTGGGTGAATCGGTGAAAGTACTGAGTATGAACCTGACCGGGACTGTTGTCTCCCTGCCCGACGCCAAGGGGCGCGTCACCGTGCAGATGGGGATCCTGCGTTCCCAGCTTCCCATCTCTGACCTGGAGATCCTGGAGGAGAAGCCGGTCTATCTCAAGAAGACCGCCCGCCAGACCACCAAGGGCAAGATGAAGATGGGCAAATCCATGTCCGTAAGCCCGGAGATCAACCTTCTGGGCAAGACGGTGGACGAAGCAGTGGCGGAACTGGACAAATATCTGGACGACGCGGCGCTCGCCCACCTCTCCTCGGTGCGCATTGTCCACGGCAAAGGCACCGGCGCCCTGCGCCAGGGCGTCCACGACTACCTGCGCCGCCAGAAGAAACGGGTGAAATCATTCCGGCTTGGCGCCTTTGGAGAAGGCGACGCCGGCGTCACTATCGCAGAACTCAGATAGGAGGATTATAATGGCAACAAAACAGAAAATACTGATCGTAGACGACGATGAGAATATCGCGGAACTGATCTCCCTCTACCTTACCAAAGAATGCTTCGACACCATGATGGTCCATGACGGGGAGAAGGCGCTGGTGGCTTTCGAGAGCTACCGCCCCAACCTGATCCTCCTGGACCTTATGCTGCCTGGCATCGACGGCTACCAGGTGTGCCGGGAGATCCGCACCCGCTCCAGCGTGCCCATCATCATGCTGTCCGCTAAGGGAGAAGTCTTTGACAAAGTCCTGGGGCTGGAGCTGGGCGCCGACGACTATATCATGAAGCCCTTCGACTCCAAAGAACTGGTGGCCCGGGTCAAGGCGGTGCTGCGCCGCTACCAGGCCATTCCCAAACCGGAGACCCCGGCCGAGGACCGGGGCAAATGCGTGGAGTATCCAGGGATCGTGATCAACCTGACCAACTACTCTGTCATGGTGGACGGCCAGAACATTGACATGCCCCCCAAGGAACTGGAGCTTCTTTATTTCCTTGCTTCCTCTCCCAACCAGGTCTTCACCCGGGAGCAGCTCCTGGATCAGATCTGGGGTTATGAGTACATCGGCGACACTCGAACCGTTGACGTCCACATCAAACGGCTCCGGGAGAAGATCAAGGACCACAGCGAGTGGAGCTTAAGCACCGTGTGGGGCATCGGTTATAAATTTGAAGTAAAATAACGCAGGGGGATTCCCCTGCCTGGAAGGATCTCTATGAGAAGTACACTGCATTTAAAATTTATCATTGTTTATATCATCTTCGCTTTCCTTAGCGTATTTACGGTGGCCACCCTGACGGATACCCTGACTTCAGGGCCTCTGGTGAGCGTTACCGCCTCCAATACCTATCAGGAGGCCAATATGATGGCAACCGATTATCTGCCGGACTACTTCTCAGAGGAAGTATCCTTAAATGAAGTGCGGCTCCAGCTCTCCGGCATGGAGACCCATCTGGACGCCGCCCTCTGGTTCGTGGACCGGGAAGGACGGCTTCTTGCCTCCGCCCAGTCAGAAGGACTTCCGCCGGCCCCCTCCCAGATCCAGGATTTCAACCCGGCAGAAGCCGGGAATTCCCAGTATCTCACCGGGGACTACCACGGCTACTTCCAGGAGGATGTGATCACCGTGATCGCCCCGGTGATCCACGGTTATTCTCCTGCCGGCTATCTTCTGGTCCACAAGAGCCTGGATTATGTAAACGAAGTCCAGGGGATCCTGATGCGGGCAGCCCTTATCACCCTCCTGGTGATCTATTTCCTGTCCTTTATCATCCTTCTGGCCCTGGAGTTCTTTGTCTACCGGCCTCTTCGCAAGATCACGGAGGCTGCCACCCAGTATGCCTCCGGCAATCTGGACTATGAGATCCCGGTCCGCACCGAGGATGAGATGGGCTATCTCTCCGCATCCCTGAACTACATGTCCTCTCAACTCCGGGATATGGAAGATTACCAGAAGAAATTCGTGGCCAACGTCTCCCACGATTTCCGCTCCCCTCTCACCTCCATCAAAGGGTATGTGGAGGCCATGGCGGACGGGACCATCCCTCCGGAAATGCAGAAGAAATACCTGGGTATCATCCTCTTCGAGACTGAGCGCCTGACGGATCTGACCCAGGATCTTCTCACCCTCAACGAGTTTGATTCCAAGAACCTTCTGCTTAACAAGGAAAATTTCGACATTCACGAGATGATCAAGAACGTGGCCGCTTCTTTTGAAGGAACCTGCACCCAGAAGAAGATCTCCATCGAGCTTCTGTTTGCTTCCAAACAGATGGAAGTCTTCGCGGACAAACGCAAGATCCAGCAGGTCCTCTATAACCTTCTGGACAACGCCATCAAGTTCAGCGACCTGGAATCCACCATCACTATCGAGACTACTGAGCGGGGGGAGAAGGTTTCCATCTCCGTCAAAGACTACGGTATTGGAATCCCCCGCAGCGCTCTTGGCAAGATCTGGGAACGGTTCTATAAGACAGACCTGTCCCGGGGCAAAGACAAAAAAGGAACGGGCCTGGGGCTTGCCATTGTCAAGGAAGCCATCCAGGCCCACGGAGAAAATATCAGCGTAGTCAGCACCGAGGGCGTGGGCACAGAATTTATCTTCACCCTCCCCCGGGCACAGACTACAGTTTAAATGTCTTCATTTCTTCCAGGAAGTTCCGGATAAATCCAACCGACAGATCCAGGGCTTCCTGTCCCAGTTCGGCGCTGGAATCTTTGGGATCCAGCGGACCGAACCAGCCGCTTGGCGCGATCTCTTTGGTATCTCTTGCCAGCTTCACCGTTCCTCCCTGGAACTTCACCGCCTGGATATAGGCTGCCACCGTATTGGCAGAAGGACTTCCCGGATTCATAGGCTGTGACAGCTCCAGGTGTACCGCCTCCGGGTCTACCGCCATCATGGCTGAAGTCTCCAGCACATCCCCGTGTCCGCCTTTGAACTTCTCATCCAGTTCCGCCACCAGGCTCCACCAGTCGATCTGGGCGCAGACCCCGCCTTTGTGATAGACTTCCAGCGCCACCCGGTCGATGGACGGGGTGTTCCCGCCATGGCCGTTAAGGATCAGGAACCGGCGAAGCCCCTGTCCCATCAGGGATTCTGTAATGCCGTGCAGCACCAGATACAATCCCTCATATCCGATATTGATGCTTCCCGCGAAGCTTAAGTGATACGGGCAGACACCGTAAGGCACCGCCGGCGCCACGATCACATTCTCCATGTCCGCAATGTGGTCCCCCAGATAGGAGGGCACCATGAAATCCGTGCCCAGCGCTCCCTGAGTCCCGTGCTGCTCGGTGCTCCCCACCGGGATCACCAGGATCGGGTCCTTCGCAAATGCTTCTTTTGCCTGCGCAGTAGTCATTTTACTAAGATACATTCTTTCTCCCTCCTGCTATGCTTTGTTCTTCTCAAAGATACCAAAATGCCGCTGGATGGTCTCCTGTGGCGGCGCCTGAGTCAGACTGCTGACGATCAGCATGGTCAGGCTTCCCAGGATGGTTGCCGGGAACAATGCATGGAATCCATGCAGCGCTCCGCCCAGAGCCGGAACCCATGTAAAGGCCAGTACCGTCGCTACTCCTACCAGCGCAGAGGCGATCGCACCTGCTGCGGTAGCCCGCTTCCAGTACATTCCAAAAAGGATGGGGACTACGAAGACTGCCATGCCGGAGAAGGCAAACAGGTTGATCTCAAAGATGCTTCCCGGCTGGAACACACCAAAGAGGATCACGATCACACCGATGATCACAGTAACAACCTTGGACATCTTCATAACCGTCTCGTCCGTTGCTTTCTTATTGATGATCTTCTGGTAGATATCCCGGGTCACCGCTCCTGTGGTGGTTACCAGGATCCCGTCGATGGTGGACATACCTGCCGCCACGATACCGGAGATAAAGATCGCCGCCAGGAAGGGATTCAGGCCCTGCTGCAGGATCATCGGCACGATCTGGTCCGGATTCTCAATGTTCTGTACAAAAGAGATCCCGTTGACGCCGGCCCACTCGATCAGGGTGGCAGATACAAACATGCCTGCGGTTCCAAGGAAGATGGCCTTGAACATGGTCTTGTGGTCTTTCATGGCGAAAAACTTGGTGAACAGATGAGGCTGTCCGATGGTGAAGAAGGACCACAGCAGGATATTGGAAACATAGAAGCCCCATGGCATATAACCGTTCGCCCCCGGGAAGGACAGATACGCTTCGTTCATGCTCTGAAGGGTGCTGTTGATATTCTCAAAGCCGCCGCCCATCACAATGGATACGATGAAGGTGATCACTGCGGTTCCGATCATCAGGGATCCCTGGATCACGTCCGTCATCATGGCGCCCTGCATACCGCCGGACATACAGTAAATAACAACAATGGCTCCCATACCGGCAACGCCCACCCAGTTGGGAAGTCCGGTAAATACATTGACGATCACGCCTGCGCCTATGATCTGGGCTCCCATCATAGGAACCAGGAAGAACAGCATCATCACACCCAGGACGCCGCTCATTGCCTTGGTGTGGTACCGGTCCGTAAGATAATCCGCCATAGTCAGGAATCCGTGGGTATGCCCCAGGGTGATCAGTTTCCGTCCCACCAGGACTGCCGGCAGGATCATACAAAAAACCGCTCCCGGAACCGAGATGGCCATACCGGCATATCCCACGCCATAGATGGTTCCCGGAGTCCCCAGGAAGGTTCCCATGGAAAACTGGGTAGAAAAGTACGCGATACCGCTGACTACCATTCCTGCTTTTCCGCTTAAGACAAAGAAATCCCCCAGATTCTTTGTCTTTCTTCCTGCGTACCATCCGATAAAGGCCATGATACCCAGATAGATCAAAAGGACGATGTAAAACGCCATCGCCGACTCACGTGTTGCTGCCTGCATTACGCATCCCCTCCTTCCTGATTCTCCTCATCGTAGATGTGATACTCCTTGCGTTTCATACACATCCGGTAATAGATTACGATCAGTACAAACGTCACCGCCGTGTGTATGAACCATCCAAACAGGAAAAGCGGAATCCCGCCCGCTGCCGGGATATAGGTCTCACTGTAGAAAAACGGGAACGGAATAATGATCAGCGCCAGCATGATCAGGAAAATGATCAGCCAGGTCCGTTCGAAGTGTTCTTCAAATAATTTCTTCATCTTCTCTCCTCCTTTATTATCGACAAAAAGTAAAGTGTTTACTTTATTTTTATCAATTATAACCGCCAGAATTCAAAAAGTAAAGTATTTACTTGCATTTTGCACAATATTTCTTTATATTTATCCTATAGAATGTTGAATTTTCCTGATTTACATTTATTTCAGACATAAGGAGAGACATACATGGACATCTTGCAGAAAATCCGGGAGATCTATCCCTCCCTGACACGAAAACAGAAAAGCATCGCTGATTATCTTCTGGAAAACCCGGAAGATATCTGCTATATTACCCTGGCCCAGCTAAGCCGGCAGACCTGCGCCTCGGAGCTTACTCTGCTGCGCTTCTGCGCCAAGCTTGGCTGCTCTGGCTTCCTGGAACTGAAGCAGGAATTCCGCGAGCACACCCAGCAGATGATCCGCCTTTTGTCAGCTCCCGCCTTCTTTGTGCCGGAAAACGCTTCTGACTCTTCTGCGAAAACAGAGCTTCTCTATGAACTCTGCCGCCAGGAGGCCGGCGCGGCTGCCGATTTTGCCGCCAGTTTCCAGCCGGAATCCATCATCGCCGCTGCCCAGGAGATCAGGAAAAGCAGGCGGATCTTCATCTTTGCCCACGACATTTCCAAGGTTCCGGGAGAATTTCTCAAATCCCGGCTTCTTCTTCTGTCCTTCCAGGTGACGATGATCGATCTGGCGGACCTGGAAAAGACTCAGGAATACCTCCAGCATCTTCAGGAAGGAGATCTTGTGGTCTTCTTCTCCTTCCCAAAATACTACTATCCCATGGGCAGCATCGCGAAAAAAGCGGCCGATGCCGGCGTGCCGATCCTTACTATCACGGACAGCACTGCCTCACCAGCCGCTTCCTACAGCACTCATCTGCTGCTTTGTCAGACTTCTACCAAAATGTTCTATAACTCCATGACCCTTCCCATGGTGACCCTGAATCTTCTGGCCTCCTGTCTGGTCATCGATACTGTGCCCGCTTCCCAGCGGACCGATTTTAAAAAATCTCTTTCTTCCTGATCAGTGGCCGGGCTTCTCGTAAGTCCCCCACTGCTTCAGTTCTCCCTCTTCCATCATCACCGCGCCTCTTGCGATCACCCCTCTTAATTCCATCTGGGGTGTAAGAAGGAGGAGATCTGCGTCCTGTCCTTCCCTGACATATCCTTTCACACCGCCAAGGCCCAGGGCCTCCGCCACATGGGACGTCACATAGGGAAGGGCTTCCTCCAGCCCAAATCCCAATTCTCTCACCATAGCCGTCAGTTCTTTCAGAAGACTGTCTACACCAGAAACACCAATCTCCAGAAGAGTTCCATCCTCCGCATACTCAGACCAGCTCCCGTGGCCATCAGAGCTGACCGTGAGATGGGCTGTAGAAAGCCCTCTCTCCAGAGCCTCGCGGATGCACTCGCCCGGCGACGGATGGCCTTTCATCCCACAGGTAAGATCCACATAACCTCCCATTTCCAGGAATTTCCAGCCCGCTTCCAGAAGCGCCGGATTCCGGTTCACATGAGTAGGACGGAAAATGGGCACCGGCACCTGGCTCTCCCGGAGTGCTTCAAACACCGGATCCAGGCAGGCCGGGTCATCTCCCATATGGAGCACCAGCATCCCCGGTTTCCCGCTGAGCATTCCCGCCACCCGGACCTTACTGGCCAACTGGATCAACTCCCGTGTAGTCACATGAGGCGCCCGGTGATCAGAGATGGCAAGCTTCAGTCCCAGCACTTCCCGAATAAACACCATATCCCGGTCCGGTTCCCCGGTGATGGTCGGCCCCGGATTCCCATAGGCTCCAGTGAGCATGTACGCCGTCACGCCTTCTTCCTGAAGCGCCGCCGTCTTAGCGTAGAGATTCTCCACACTTCTTGTCATGCCATCCGTTCCCAGAAGTCCCAGAACGGTAGTCACACCGCCCCGGATCAGTTCTGAGAGTTCTACTTCCGGCGTCCGGGTATGAAAGCTTCCCTCTCCG
This window of the Massilistercora timonensis genome carries:
- a CDS encoding endonuclease MutS2 — encoded protein: MNEKTLYKLEYDKIIDLLTEKASSFGGRSRCRRLKPMTSIEKIEAAQQETEAAFQRIVKKGRPSFGGCAPVNESLKRLEIGGTLGSGELLRICRLLENAGQVKAYGRRENGDESTDCLDGYFDQLTPILPLTSEIRRCILEEDEISDDASPALRQIRRQIGQINDKVHATLSGMVNGSLRTYLQDPIITMRGDRYCIPVKSEHRSQVPGMIHDQSSTGSTLFIEPMAVVKLNNDLKELYGKEQEEIQVILARLSADAAEHTDTIHTDHTLLTELDFIFAKGALALEMNATAPIFNTEGRIHIREGRHPLLDKKKVVPITISLGDTFDLLIVTGPNTGGKTVSLKTVGLFTLMGQAGLHIPALDRSELAVFHSVFADIGDEQSIEQSLSTFSSHMTNIVSFLRHVDEHSLVLFDELGAGTDPTEGAALAIAILDGLHRRGIRAMATTHYSELKVYALSTPGVENASCEFDVESLRPTYHLLIGIPGKSNAFAIAGKLGLPQEVIEEARKHLSEQDESFEDLLTDLEVSRRTIEKEQDEIAAYRRELERLKEETQKRQEKLEEQRERILREANEKAHAILLEAKETADETMRNFHKFGKENISAADMEREREKLRKKMEAARSGMTEHKETPHKIHKPEDFKLGESVKVLSMNLTGTVVSLPDAKGRVTVQMGILRSQLPISDLEILEEKPVYLKKTARQTTKGKMKMGKSMSVSPEINLLGKTVDEAVAELDKYLDDAALAHLSSVRIVHGKGTGALRQGVHDYLRRQKKRVKSFRLGAFGEGDAGVTIAELR
- a CDS encoding S1C family serine protease, which gives rise to MEERRDPGGQEPEEEKDYAFMQEVIKDETGSRKFKRDVRRMAGLGLVFGLVACVTFCAFGPWIESRFGGAKEEVEIPRDEETLPEEETRGQDPEEDSYRQMLNSLKSISEQAGKSVVSIAAVSGREEASEAKLQTSGVVVADNGRELLILGQILDGQEEEKLQVIFADGRNYEAVKKRQDRNLGLCVYAVSRQSVTEETWGAIRVAVLGSSYAVEDGEAVILLGQPYGNAQIALYGLVEASESYADHADGHYPLIATDVEGDAGRSGVLVNTSGEVIGVIGEPTEGRGEAGLVEAYGISDIKDVIEFLSNDQGVPYLGILGSDVTEELTEQGIPAGVYVDEVEADSPGMEAGIQSGDVITQIDGSGVADFQAYHSALMKKQAGGSLRVTCQRQGTGGEYVEINFNVTVGAKE
- a CDS encoding HD domain-containing protein; this encodes MRYINTLVEGETIRNVYLCKGKRSAETRNGKPYDNLILQDKTGTLDGKVWDPNSSGIADYDEMDFIEVYGEVTSYNNNLQLNIRQIRRAQEGEYVPADYMPTTDKNEDQMYQELLAYGNQVKNPHLRGVIRYYFEDPAFVKKFKAHSAAKTVHHSFSGGLLEHTLSVVKFCEYMAGAYPILNKDLLYTAAMCHDIGKIKELSPFPENDYTDDGQLLGHIVMGVEMIDDAIRTIPEFPPKLASELKHCILAHHGELEYGSPKKPALAEAFALNFADCADAKMQTLIEIFKEKNSSDWLGYNRLFETNLRKTSI
- the rlmD gene encoding 23S rRNA (uracil(1939)-C(5))-methyltransferase RlmD, with the protein product MQKNDIVKLEITDIGVGGEGIGKVDGYTLFVKDAIIGDVIQAKVMKAKKNYGYAKLLDILTPSEGREKHPGCANARKCGGCQIQEMKYDWQLRFKEEKVRGALTRLGEVPEELLEEVMEPILGMEEPFRYRNKAQFPIGRDREGKLTAGFYAGRTHSIIPVEDCVLGVPVNREILACVLGYMEEFHVSPYDEKAHQGLVRHVLIRYGFRTGEIMVCLVVNGTSLPEEEALATRLAAIPKMTSITLNVNQEKTNVIMGKKLRVLWGKGYITDEIGDVKYQISPLSFYQVNPVQTEKLYGTALEYAGLKKGEDTVVWDLYCGIGTISLFLARKAGQVYGVEIVPQAVEDARNNARINGITNARFYVGKAEEVLPEYYADYEKKHGKRARADVIVVDPPRKGCDETLLETIVKMEPEKVVYVSCDPATLARDVKYLRENGYEVRRVRAVDMFPHTVHVETVVLLSHKKPDSTISVKVEFGEGEGKVPLDNIAKRAEAYKPKERVTYKMIKEYIEAKYGFKVHTAYIAEVKRSLGLPMYDAPNAVEELKQPRKHPTAEKVEAIKDALKYFEVM